In one Shinella zoogloeoides genomic region, the following are encoded:
- the thiD gene encoding bifunctional hydroxymethylpyrimidine kinase/phosphomethylpyrimidine kinase: protein MAETIANILSIAGSDPSGGAGIQADLKTFAARGTYGMAVLTALTAQNTQGVSGVHLVPPAFVAAQIADVFGDIRVDAVKIGMIASAEIAEAVADALQNHRGAPVVLDPVMVAKGGASLLAQEAVAALTRRLLPLAAVLTPNLPEAAALLGEREAGDRQGMEDQAKRLLSLGPKAVLLKGGHLAGGESPDVLATADGVRWFEGVRVLTRNTHGTGCSLSSAIAAELGKGRRLADAVAEAKSFIAGAVRASDTLTVGAGHGPLHHFHALWA, encoded by the coding sequence ATGGCCGAGACAATCGCAAACATCCTTTCCATCGCGGGCTCCGATCCCTCGGGCGGCGCGGGCATCCAGGCCGATCTCAAGACCTTCGCCGCGCGCGGTACCTACGGCATGGCGGTTCTGACCGCGCTGACGGCGCAGAACACGCAAGGCGTATCCGGCGTGCATCTCGTGCCGCCGGCCTTCGTCGCCGCGCAGATCGCCGATGTGTTCGGCGATATCAGGGTCGATGCGGTGAAGATCGGCATGATCGCCTCGGCGGAAATCGCCGAGGCCGTGGCGGATGCCCTGCAAAATCATCGCGGCGCGCCGGTGGTGCTCGATCCGGTCATGGTGGCCAAGGGCGGCGCCTCGCTGCTGGCACAGGAAGCCGTGGCCGCGCTCACCCGCCGCCTGCTGCCGCTCGCGGCGGTGCTGACGCCGAACCTGCCGGAAGCGGCCGCCCTGCTGGGCGAGCGGGAGGCCGGCGACAGGCAGGGCATGGAGGATCAGGCGAAGCGGCTGCTGTCGCTCGGCCCGAAGGCGGTGCTGCTGAAGGGCGGGCACCTGGCCGGCGGTGAAAGCCCTGATGTGTTGGCGACGGCGGATGGGGTGCGCTGGTTTGAGGGCGTGCGCGTCTTGACGCGCAACACCCACGGCACCGGCTGCTCGCTGTCGAGCGCGATCGCCGCCGAACTCGGCAAGGGGCGGCGGCTTGCCGATGCCGTCGCCGAGGCAAAGAGCTTCATCGCCGGCGCCGTGCGCGCGTCGGATACGCTCACCGTCGGCGCCGGCCATGGGCCGCTCCATCACTTCCACGCGCTCTGGGCCTGA
- a CDS encoding LysE family translocator, protein MTTEFLITSLVVILLPGTGVIYTLALGISGGFRAGLFAAFGCTLGIVPHILASVVGLAAVLHASALAFEVLRYIGVTYLLFIAWSLVRDSSTLDLGPQQAPAEKAFRIVRKGILTNVFNPKLSLFFLAFLPQFIPAQASNATQQMLVLGGVFMLLTFLVFAVYAALAAGLRQQVLSRPKIMVWTQRGFAAALGLMGLRLALADR, encoded by the coding sequence ATGACCACCGAATTCCTCATCACCTCGCTCGTCGTCATCCTCCTGCCCGGCACGGGCGTGATCTACACGCTGGCGCTCGGCATCAGCGGCGGTTTTCGCGCGGGCCTCTTCGCCGCCTTCGGCTGCACGCTCGGCATCGTCCCGCATATCCTCGCTAGCGTCGTCGGCCTTGCCGCCGTGCTGCATGCGAGCGCCCTTGCCTTCGAGGTGCTGCGATATATCGGCGTCACCTACCTTCTCTTCATCGCCTGGAGCCTTGTGCGGGACAGCAGCACGCTTGATCTCGGGCCGCAACAGGCGCCGGCGGAGAAGGCATTCCGCATCGTGCGCAAGGGCATCCTCACCAATGTCTTCAACCCGAAGCTCTCGCTGTTCTTTCTCGCCTTCCTGCCGCAGTTCATCCCGGCGCAGGCGTCAAACGCCACTCAGCAGATGCTTGTCCTCGGTGGCGTCTTCATGCTGCTCACCTTTCTCGTCTTCGCCGTCTATGCCGCGCTCGCGGCCGGTCTGCGCCAACAGGTGCTGAGCCGGCCAAAAATCATGGTGTGGACGCAGCGCGGCTTCGCCGCCGCCCTCGGCCTGATGGGTCTCAGGCTTGCGCTGGCGGATCGCTGA